A genomic segment from Geitlerinema sp. PCC 7407 encodes:
- the coaBC gene encoding bifunctional phosphopantothenoylcysteine decarboxylase/phosphopantothenate--cysteine ligase CoaBC, translating to MKGRRILLGLGGGIAAYKVCEVISSLAKSGAEVRAILTDAAQEFITPLSVATLCRHPAYTDQDFWQPTHARPLHIELGEWAELLVLAPLTANTLGKLAHGLADNLLTNTVLASTCPILLAPAMNTDMWEQRTVQANWQQVLGNPRCHGVGPGAGILACDRVGMGRMAEPPEILVAIESLLQTGGRRDLAGQRVLISGASTREYLDPVRFLGNPSTGKMGVALAQAAYYRGAAVTLVHGPMEASLRSLLPPVQTVPVTTGEEMYAAMLAHQPEADWIVMSAAVADVKPARYVAEKLPKRSLPDQLELAPVPDILMTLGDRRLPRQTLVGFAAQTGDILPPARDKLQRKKLDAIAANPVDQADSGFGTSTNQAIFLDRHGRQQAIAPCSKLSMAHQLYDFVLTIDTSNGAGGLADLGQPDWPESFKGQ from the coding sequence GTGAAAGGTCGGCGAATTCTCCTAGGCCTCGGTGGTGGCATCGCGGCCTATAAAGTATGCGAAGTGATTTCTTCCCTGGCGAAGTCCGGGGCTGAAGTTCGGGCCATCCTGACTGATGCTGCCCAAGAATTCATTACGCCGCTGTCGGTGGCGACGCTCTGTCGCCATCCGGCCTACACGGACCAAGACTTTTGGCAGCCGACCCATGCTCGCCCGCTGCACATCGAGCTGGGGGAGTGGGCGGAGCTGCTGGTGTTGGCTCCCCTGACCGCAAACACCCTCGGTAAGCTGGCCCACGGCCTAGCGGACAATCTCCTGACCAATACAGTCCTGGCCTCGACCTGCCCGATCCTGCTGGCCCCGGCCATGAATACGGATATGTGGGAGCAGCGGACGGTCCAGGCGAACTGGCAGCAGGTTTTGGGCAATCCGCGCTGCCATGGCGTGGGGCCAGGGGCGGGAATTCTGGCGTGCGATCGCGTTGGGATGGGCCGCATGGCCGAGCCGCCAGAAATTTTGGTGGCCATTGAGTCGCTGCTGCAAACCGGCGGTCGGCGGGACTTGGCAGGACAGCGCGTCCTCATCAGCGGCGCCTCGACCCGCGAGTACCTAGACCCAGTGCGCTTTTTGGGCAATCCGTCCACCGGCAAGATGGGGGTGGCGCTGGCCCAGGCGGCCTACTATCGCGGCGCAGCGGTGACGCTGGTCCATGGCCCGATGGAGGCGTCCCTGCGATCGCTGCTGCCGCCGGTCCAGACAGTGCCGGTGACCACCGGAGAAGAAATGTATGCGGCCATGCTCGCCCACCAGCCAGAGGCAGACTGGATTGTGATGTCGGCGGCGGTGGCCGATGTGAAACCGGCCCGCTACGTGGCGGAGAAACTGCCCAAGCGATCGCTCCCGGATCAGCTGGAACTAGCGCCGGTGCCGGATATCCTGATGACCCTGGGCGATCGCCGCCTGCCGCGCCAGACCCTCGTAGGGTTCGCGGCCCAGACCGGCGATATTTTGCCGCCCGCGCGGGACAAGCTCCAGCGCAAGAAGCTCGACGCGATCGCCGCCAATCCCGTTGACCAAGCCGATAGCGGCTTTGGCACTTCGACCAATCAGGCGATTTTCCTCGATCGCCACGGCCGCCAGCAGGCGATCGCCCCCTGCTCCAAACTGTCCATGGCCCACCAGCTCTACGACTTTGTGCTAACTATCGACACCAGTAACGGTGCTGGTGGCCTCGCCGACCTAGGGCAGCCAGACTGGCCGGAATCCTTCAAAGGGCAGTAG
- a CDS encoding putative selenate ABC transporter substrate-binding protein: MKRLLLASLVSLLLPLAACSSSPEGGSASSPLPNAQGEAVRTFTTGAIPDQDPEKLQRLYGKLATYLEAKLGVPVEYKPVTDYAAAVTAFKVGDLDMVWFGGLTGVQARLQVPGAEALAQRDIDAEFRSVFIANKNSDLQPFEDLQGLYALRGRSFTFGSESSTSGRLMPQYFLQQAGVKLEDFKGEPGFSDSHDATIKLVTAGSYEVGALNEQVWESRLKEGAIDTSKVQVIWRTPTYYDYHWVINPAVKERYGADFVDKVQAALLSLDPADPDQKEILELFGAQKFIPTENKNYAQIEAVGRQIGKIK; encoded by the coding sequence ATGAAACGTCTATTACTAGCCAGTTTAGTCAGTCTCCTGCTGCCTCTCGCAGCCTGCTCGTCCTCACCGGAGGGAGGTTCCGCCAGCAGTCCCTTACCCAATGCCCAGGGAGAAGCAGTCCGCACCTTCACTACCGGGGCAATTCCTGATCAAGACCCCGAGAAGCTCCAGCGGCTCTACGGCAAGCTAGCCACCTACCTAGAAGCCAAGCTGGGAGTGCCGGTGGAGTACAAGCCCGTCACCGACTACGCCGCCGCCGTGACGGCCTTCAAAGTCGGAGACCTAGACATGGTCTGGTTTGGGGGGCTCACAGGGGTGCAGGCTCGTTTGCAGGTTCCCGGAGCCGAAGCCCTAGCGCAGCGAGACATCGACGCCGAATTTCGCAGCGTTTTTATTGCCAACAAAAACTCAGATCTTCAGCCTTTTGAGGATTTGCAAGGACTCTATGCCCTGAGGGGGCGCTCCTTCACTTTTGGTAGCGAGTCCTCGACCTCAGGCCGTTTGATGCCCCAGTACTTCTTGCAGCAGGCCGGGGTCAAACTTGAAGACTTCAAGGGAGAGCCGGGCTTTTCGGATTCTCACGACGCGACGATCAAGCTGGTGACCGCAGGCTCCTACGAGGTCGGAGCGCTCAATGAGCAGGTGTGGGAAAGCCGTCTGAAAGAGGGCGCGATCGACACGAGCAAGGTCCAGGTCATTTGGCGGACGCCCACCTACTACGACTACCACTGGGTAATCAATCCGGCGGTGAAAGAGCGCTACGGCGCGGATTTCGTGGACAAGGTCCAGGCCGCGCTGCTGAGCCTCGACCCGGCCGACCCAGACCAAAAGGAAATTTTGGAGCTGTTTGGGGCTCAGAAGTTTATCCCAACGGAGAATAAGAACTACGCCCAAATCGAGGCGGTCGGTCGCCAAATCGGCAAGATCAAGTAG
- a CDS encoding GntR family transcriptional regulator produces MNLNDLAATVLQQQRSTPDLIADALRQAILHGIFQEGESLRQDQIATKFGVSRIPVREALRQLEVEGLVTFYTNRGATVSVLSPAEAQELCEIRAALETTALRVALPQLQAEDLQKAETLLAATDQATDVGRWSELNWEFHATLYAPAHRPRLMTMLKAIHVNMDRYVRLQMSKMHYLERSQREHYQLLAACRQQDTPGAIALLEAHITEAGQQLVAYLEQCPKGR; encoded by the coding sequence ATGAATCTCAACGACCTTGCCGCCACTGTGCTTCAGCAGCAGCGCAGCACGCCCGATCTAATCGCCGATGCCCTGCGTCAGGCCATCCTGCACGGCATCTTTCAGGAAGGGGAATCCCTGCGCCAAGACCAAATCGCGACCAAGTTTGGGGTGAGCCGCATTCCGGTTCGAGAGGCCCTGCGCCAGCTCGAAGTCGAGGGACTGGTCACCTTCTACACCAACCGAGGCGCCACGGTTTCGGTCCTCTCGCCCGCAGAGGCCCAGGAGCTGTGCGAAATTCGCGCTGCCCTGGAAACTACGGCCCTGCGGGTGGCGCTGCCCCAGCTCCAGGCCGAAGATTTGCAAAAGGCCGAGACGCTGCTGGCCGCCACGGACCAGGCGACGGATGTGGGCCGCTGGTCAGAGCTGAACTGGGAATTTCACGCCACGCTCTATGCCCCGGCCCATCGGCCCCGCCTGATGACCATGCTGAAGGCCATCCACGTGAACATGGATCGCTATGTCCGCCTGCAAATGAGCAAAATGCACTACCTGGAGCGATCGCAGAGAGAGCACTACCAGCTCTTGGCCGCCTGTCGCCAGCAAGACACCCCTGGCGCGATCGCCCTGCTAGAGGCTCACATCACCGAAGCGGGCCAGCAGCTTGTCGCCTATCTAGAGCAGTGCCCCAAGGGCCGGTGA
- a CDS encoding alpha/beta hydrolase, protein MLSVKSILPTSNQPPKGVIVALHGWGANAADLAGLVPFLGLGDYQFLLPDAPFPHPYAADGKMWYDLESDQYTGITESRQLLHDWLRSLEGETGVPLDRTFLSGFSQGGAMTLDVGLQLPLAGLLSLSGYLHPVTQPLADPVPPVLVVHGRQDAVVPLRAAHHAREDLTQRGVSVQYEEYDMGHEIQMVVLERIKAFIEAQSAAWAN, encoded by the coding sequence ATGCTGTCGGTCAAATCGATCCTGCCCACCTCGAATCAGCCCCCCAAAGGTGTGATTGTCGCCCTCCACGGCTGGGGCGCGAACGCTGCGGATTTGGCCGGACTGGTGCCTTTCTTGGGCTTGGGCGATTATCAGTTCCTGCTGCCGGATGCCCCCTTTCCCCACCCCTACGCCGCTGACGGCAAAATGTGGTATGACCTGGAAAGCGACCAGTACACCGGCATTACTGAGAGTCGCCAGCTGCTCCATGACTGGCTGCGATCGCTCGAAGGCGAGACCGGCGTGCCCCTCGATCGGACCTTTCTCAGCGGCTTCTCCCAGGGCGGCGCGATGACCCTCGATGTGGGGCTGCAGCTGCCGCTAGCGGGGCTCCTTTCCCTCAGCGGCTACCTCCACCCGGTGACCCAGCCTCTGGCCGATCCGGTGCCGCCCGTGCTCGTCGTCCACGGCCGCCAGGATGCCGTCGTTCCCTTGCGAGCTGCCCACCACGCCCGGGAGGACCTCACCCAGCGGGGGGTGAGCGTGCAGTACGAAGAATATGACATGGGTCACGAAATCCAGATGGTGGTGCTAGAGCGAATCAAGGCATTTATCGAGGCCCAGAGCGCCGCCTGGGCAAATTGA
- a CDS encoding DUF2555 domain-containing protein — MTTANFSHKDVAEITEAEVAALANRLEDDDYSSVFEGLEDWHLLRAIAFQRPELVEPYIHLLDLEAYDEA, encoded by the coding sequence ATGACAACTGCCAATTTTTCCCATAAGGACGTTGCTGAAATTACCGAAGCAGAGGTGGCTGCCCTAGCCAATCGCTTGGAAGATGATGATTACAGCAGCGTATTCGAGGGGCTAGAAGACTGGCACCTGCTGCGAGCGATCGCCTTCCAGCGTCCAGAACTGGTTGAACCCTACATTCACCTACTCGACCTAGAAGCCTACGACGAAGCGTGA
- a CDS encoding 2-isopropylmalate synthase, with amino-acid sequence MSHQPQSDRVIIFDTTLRDGEQSPGATLNVGEKLAIAHQLALLGVDVIEAGFAVSSPGDFEAVQAIAREVGGRPDSPIICSLARAVPKDIEAAAEALKPAAHPRIHVFLSTSDIHLEHQLRKSRAEVLALTGEMVAYAKGFVADVEFSPMDATRSEPAFLYQVLERAIAAGATTINIPDTVGYRTPKEIEALIQGVRQNVAGIDQVILSIHTQNDLGLATANALAAIESGVRQVECTINGIGERAGNAALEEVVMALHVRQAYFNPILGRPADHTEPLTRINPQELYRSSRMVSQATGMSVQPNKAIVGANAFAHESGIHQDGVLKHRETYEIMDAATIGLMENQIVLGKHSGRNAFRTRLQTLGFQLAEEELNRAFHRFKELADKKKDITDWDLEAIARDEVQADAEPSFRLEHVQVTCGDCTCPTATVTIVTPTGEILTEAAVGTGPVDAVYQVINRLVKIPNHLVEFAVQSVTEGIDALGTVTVRLRHEDRLFIGQASDTDIVVAAAFAYMNALNRLARSLPAAAPAALSA; translated from the coding sequence ATGAGCCATCAACCTCAGTCCGATCGAGTGATCATCTTTGACACCACCCTGCGCGACGGCGAGCAGTCTCCCGGCGCCACCCTAAACGTGGGCGAAAAACTGGCGATCGCTCATCAACTGGCTCTACTGGGCGTTGATGTGATCGAGGCTGGCTTTGCGGTGTCGAGTCCCGGCGACTTTGAGGCCGTCCAGGCGATCGCGCGGGAGGTGGGCGGCCGCCCCGACAGCCCGATCATTTGCAGCCTGGCCCGAGCCGTACCCAAGGACATCGAAGCAGCAGCCGAGGCCCTCAAACCCGCCGCCCATCCGCGCATTCACGTGTTTCTCTCCACCTCGGATATTCATCTGGAGCACCAGCTGCGCAAGTCCCGGGCCGAAGTGCTGGCCCTGACCGGCGAAATGGTGGCCTACGCCAAGGGCTTCGTGGCAGATGTTGAGTTTTCACCCATGGACGCCACGCGATCAGAGCCCGCCTTTTTGTATCAGGTGCTGGAGCGGGCGATCGCCGCTGGGGCCACCACGATCAACATTCCGGACACCGTGGGCTACCGCACCCCCAAGGAAATCGAAGCCCTGATCCAAGGCGTCCGCCAAAACGTCGCGGGCATCGATCAGGTGATCCTGTCCATCCACACCCAAAATGATCTCGGCCTCGCCACCGCCAACGCCCTGGCCGCCATCGAGAGCGGCGTGCGCCAGGTCGAGTGCACCATCAACGGCATTGGCGAGCGGGCCGGTAATGCTGCCCTCGAGGAAGTCGTCATGGCGCTGCACGTGCGGCAGGCCTACTTCAACCCGATTTTGGGCCGGCCCGCCGACCACACCGAGCCCCTGACCCGGATCAATCCGCAGGAGCTCTACCGCTCGTCGCGGATGGTGTCCCAGGCCACAGGGATGAGCGTCCAGCCCAACAAGGCGATCGTCGGCGCCAATGCCTTTGCCCACGAGTCCGGCATTCACCAAGACGGCGTCCTCAAGCACCGCGAAACCTACGAAATCATGGACGCGGCCACCATTGGCCTGATGGAAAACCAGATCGTTCTGGGCAAGCACTCCGGCCGCAACGCCTTCCGAACGCGCTTGCAGACGCTGGGCTTTCAGCTGGCAGAAGAGGAGCTCAATCGGGCTTTCCACCGTTTCAAGGAGCTGGCCGACAAGAAAAAAGACATTACCGACTGGGATTTGGAGGCGATCGCCCGGGACGAAGTCCAGGCCGACGCAGAGCCTAGCTTCCGCCTCGAGCACGTCCAGGTGACCTGCGGCGACTGCACCTGTCCCACGGCTACGGTCACCATCGTCACTCCCACCGGCGAAATTTTGACCGAGGCAGCGGTGGGCACCGGCCCCGTGGATGCGGTGTACCAAGTGATCAATCGCCTGGTGAAAATCCCCAACCATCTGGTGGAGTTTGCGGTCCAGTCTGTGACGGAGGGAATTGACGCCCTAGGGACAGTGACGGTGCGCCTGCGCCACGAGGACCGGCTGTTTATCGGGCAGGCCTCGGATACGGACATCGTGGTCGCAGCGGCGTTCGCCTACATGAACGCTCTCAATCGCCTGGCGCGATCGCTCCCGGCAGCGGCACCGGCGGCCCTGAGCGCCTAG
- a CDS encoding phosphonate ABC transporter ATP-binding protein produces the protein MNPERAVQEPHSQAAAPAADRSVIFELRQVGVRFGGFEALREVSLTVRAGERLALVGPSGAGKSTLLGLLNGSQAPTTGEVWALGRNLAHLKARSRRQVQRRIGTIYQQFHLVDNLRVIHNVNAGNLGRWSLLKSALSLVFPQEVERAAQVLGQVGIPEKLYERTDRLSGGQQQRVAIARVLVQNPEAILADEPISSLDPERSREVMDLLGRLSADLGTTLVTTLHSVAFARSHCDRIVGLRQGQVMFDAPAPAVTEEMVTELYRL, from the coding sequence ATGAATCCAGAGAGAGCGGTGCAGGAACCCCACAGTCAGGCGGCGGCGCCAGCAGCCGATCGCAGCGTCATTTTCGAGCTGCGGCAGGTGGGCGTGCGCTTTGGAGGGTTCGAGGCGCTGCGGGAGGTCAGCCTGACGGTGCGGGCCGGGGAGCGGCTGGCGCTGGTAGGCCCCAGCGGCGCTGGCAAGTCCACGCTGCTGGGCCTCCTAAATGGATCCCAGGCACCGACGACCGGGGAGGTGTGGGCCTTGGGCCGAAACCTGGCCCACCTCAAGGCGCGATCGCGCCGTCAGGTCCAGCGCCGCATCGGCACGATCTACCAGCAGTTTCACCTGGTGGACAATCTGCGGGTGATCCACAACGTGAACGCAGGCAACCTGGGGCGCTGGTCCCTGCTGAAGTCGGCTCTGTCCCTGGTGTTTCCCCAGGAGGTGGAGCGGGCGGCCCAAGTGCTGGGCCAGGTGGGCATCCCCGAGAAGCTCTACGAACGCACAGATCGGCTGTCGGGCGGCCAGCAGCAGCGGGTGGCGATCGCCCGCGTTTTGGTTCAAAATCCCGAAGCCATCCTGGCCGATGAGCCCATTTCTAGCCTAGACCCGGAGCGATCGCGGGAGGTCATGGACTTGCTGGGCCGCCTGAGCGCTGACCTGGGAACTACGCTAGTGACGACGCTGCACTCCGTGGCCTTTGCCCGCAGCCACTGCGATCGCATTGTGGGTCTGCGCCAGGGTCAGGTGATGTTTGACGCTCCAGCGCCAGCGGTCACAGAGGAGATGGTGACCGAGCTGTACCGCTTATGA